A single region of the Candidatus Protochlamydia amoebophila UWE25 genome encodes:
- a CDS encoding M48 family metalloprotease, with protein MKMYNNDRPRQKRGGSFLIALLIAAFAFFMYFTQTEINPITGEKQQVALTTDQEIKLGLQSAPQMAAQMGGEISSKDPRFQEVQRIGKLILSKTQAKKGPWQFKFHLLANDKIINAFALPGGQIFITLGLLNKLQTEGQLAGVLAHEMGHVIQRHSAQQMVKGQLGQLLVMATGIGADNESNRGYQAAMIASVVNQMSQLRYGRKDELEADQWGLKLMEETGYHPSAMIEVMKILEKASSEIHQPEFLLTHPYPEHRIKMITTYLKKHPPSPHLTEGRKLKDIF; from the coding sequence ATGAAAATGTATAACAATGATAGGCCTCGCCAAAAACGAGGAGGGTCTTTTTTAATTGCTTTGTTGATTGCAGCCTTTGCTTTTTTTATGTATTTTACACAAACCGAAATTAATCCCATCACGGGAGAAAAACAACAAGTTGCTCTAACTACTGATCAAGAAATAAAACTTGGTTTACAATCAGCTCCGCAAATGGCAGCCCAAATGGGTGGCGAAATTTCTTCAAAGGATCCTAGATTTCAAGAAGTTCAAAGAATAGGAAAGTTGATCTTATCCAAAACCCAAGCTAAAAAAGGCCCCTGGCAATTTAAATTTCACCTTCTCGCAAACGATAAAATCATCAACGCTTTTGCTTTACCTGGAGGACAAATCTTTATCACATTGGGATTATTAAATAAGTTACAAACGGAAGGACAATTAGCAGGGGTTTTAGCCCATGAAATGGGACATGTCATTCAACGTCATTCCGCTCAGCAAATGGTCAAAGGACAGCTCGGCCAACTTTTAGTTATGGCTACTGGAATTGGAGCTGACAACGAATCGAACCGAGGCTATCAAGCAGCCATGATTGCTAGTGTCGTTAATCAGATGTCCCAACTCCGTTATGGAAGAAAAGACGAGCTTGAAGCAGATCAATGGGGACTTAAATTAATGGAAGAAACGGGCTACCATCCAAGTGCAATGATAGAAGTGATGAAAATCTTAGAAAAGGCTTCTTCGGAAATTCATCAACCGGAATTTTTACTCACACATCCTTATCCTGAGCATCGTATTAAAATGATTACTACGTATTTAAAAAAGCATCCACCCTCTCCTCATCTAACAGAAGGAAGAAAACTTAAAGATATTTTTTAA
- a CDS encoding DUF1207 domain-containing protein — protein MMRYIKPWIFLLSLNSAFLLAENFDKKMNDSSKSATISETIEASKELDNYREAHPEIYNENCWSSVEPETDAEYARSHNLWGIWLPEGPPMFRPFLADPRQLTYSVGWRFNDRATVKNVIDVSFGDTLPIFRWCDIWKFRGDLQLELEGGVWAIFDPLHKSAPLIDADYYVGIPITYAFGNWALRLRGYHISTHIGDEFLINHPHFDRRNPSIEAIDLSVSWQKEQIRLYGVLGWVCCQDDSFRVGPFYLETGLELRLSQLGYRDHCNRLYSEPFFGMHFRYQSHFKKHINQTYVLGWEWGKVSGIRRKFRLFLEYHDGYSLDGQFCKRATHYLSFRGSYGF, from the coding sequence ATGATGCGCTACATCAAGCCTTGGATCTTTTTGTTGAGTTTAAATTCGGCATTTCTTTTAGCAGAAAATTTTGATAAAAAAATGAATGATAGCAGCAAAAGTGCAACAATTTCTGAAACGATTGAAGCTTCGAAAGAACTTGATAATTATCGAGAGGCTCATCCAGAAATTTACAATGAAAACTGCTGGTCATCAGTAGAACCAGAAACAGATGCTGAATATGCGAGATCTCATAATCTTTGGGGAATTTGGCTGCCTGAGGGCCCTCCAATGTTTCGCCCCTTTTTGGCGGATCCCCGCCAATTAACATATTCAGTAGGTTGGCGTTTTAATGACCGAGCAACGGTTAAAAACGTGATTGATGTATCATTTGGGGATACATTACCTATTTTTCGTTGGTGTGACATTTGGAAGTTTAGAGGAGACCTTCAATTAGAGTTAGAAGGGGGAGTCTGGGCAATTTTTGATCCTTTGCATAAATCTGCTCCACTTATTGACGCTGACTATTATGTGGGTATTCCCATTACCTATGCTTTTGGTAATTGGGCTCTTCGGTTAAGAGGATATCACATTTCTACTCATATTGGTGATGAGTTTTTGATTAATCATCCTCACTTTGATCGGCGTAATCCAAGTATTGAAGCCATCGATTTGTCTGTTTCTTGGCAAAAAGAACAGATTCGATTATATGGAGTACTGGGTTGGGTTTGTTGCCAAGATGATTCTTTTAGAGTAGGGCCTTTCTACCTTGAAACAGGATTAGAATTGAGACTTTCTCAGTTGGGTTATCGTGACCACTGCAATCGTTTGTATAGCGAACCTTTTTTTGGTATGCACTTCCGTTATCAATCTCATTTTAAAAAACATATCAACCAAACTTATGTGCTAGGATGGGAATGGGGAAAAGTTTCAGGTATTCGACGTAAATTTAGACTTTTCTTAGAGTATCATGATGGATATTCTTTGGATGGGCAGTTTTGTAAACGTGCCACTCATTATTTAAGTTTCAGAGGCTCATACGGATTTTAA
- a CDS encoding LOG family protein yields MLKNNELTKSCFNLNVMDSSDKSPSNQNELKKHKMAMESNIDFYHYDLATPDGSITNLNRINEKTAEATVFIQNISPHFVGFQIDPHLILFNIKSTLAQLGLDGIGLNFELDKKNLCAQVHTKLNAIGPIAIEMLKLLEIGSSLGKLFAADERRRVRDPDYLSRMFGRSDRRGKPLLSLGGLHGSNDLILDKLDGRTIVYLTLQNGRVTYDPSITGFLPTLAKALVTNTKMRDMLRLHQEWNPMMTRNVSEDEILLVRTLPLHIRTVFARVVDNLLSPGYHHTSASILQPDTFASGDIYELFGSSKREITDIPLEFYTLEPYREHVFFSDRDQLQTCLEDSKTLFEAFSTAPQPVENRAAVFIVKGQQLKSLKESDWITRETRTHEFPGAFHGTRQALMVERYIEQQPSYPFLKAIDSGLITSQGILLTRYFPSPLMKRMLLSDQVQRCLKGIYFQYPSLSHKDFFSAEDRALLHDLEKFAIPVFWVDEATGQILQYLQKPDRDTGFFVPLAHVDIFLKSTVFGIYGSNLLAGDFEQELHHLLAGVLEMRTEMQHPLLHKNTPLALVTGGGPGAMEVGNRVAKDLRILSCANIADFRAKDGSVVNEQLQNPFVEAKMTYRLDKLVERQADFHLDFPIFLMGGIGTDFEFSLEEVRRKVGSVNSTPILLFGEPDYWQQKLSSRFECNLHSGTIQGSEWISNCYYCIQKAEQGLKIYRDFFLGKLPIGKGGPIYEQGFKVVI; encoded by the coding sequence ATGTTAAAAAACAATGAATTGACAAAAAGTTGCTTTAATTTAAATGTTATGGACAGCTCAGATAAATCCCCCTCTAATCAAAATGAATTAAAAAAACATAAAATGGCTATGGAAAGTAATATTGACTTCTATCATTACGATTTAGCTACCCCTGATGGCTCGATCACAAACCTTAACCGAATTAATGAAAAAACTGCTGAAGCAACAGTATTTATCCAAAATATCTCTCCGCATTTTGTCGGTTTCCAGATCGACCCCCATTTGATTTTGTTTAATATTAAAAGCACTCTTGCACAATTAGGTTTGGATGGAATTGGATTAAATTTTGAATTAGACAAAAAGAACTTATGTGCTCAAGTCCATACTAAACTCAATGCGATCGGTCCTATTGCAATTGAAATGTTAAAATTATTAGAAATAGGAAGTTCACTCGGAAAATTATTTGCGGCTGATGAAAGACGTCGTGTGAGAGATCCGGATTATTTAAGTCGAATGTTTGGGCGATCTGATAGAAGAGGTAAGCCCCTTTTATCTTTAGGAGGTTTGCATGGAAGCAATGACCTTATTTTGGATAAATTAGATGGACGAACAATAGTTTATTTAACTCTTCAAAATGGACGCGTTACTTACGATCCTTCAATTACAGGATTCCTTCCGACTTTGGCAAAAGCCCTTGTAACAAACACTAAAATGCGCGACATGTTACGTTTACATCAAGAATGGAATCCAATGATGACTCGCAACGTTTCTGAAGATGAAATTTTGCTTGTCCGCACATTGCCGCTCCATATTCGTACAGTATTTGCTAGAGTTGTCGATAATCTTTTATCACCAGGTTATCATCACACTTCGGCCTCTATTCTTCAACCTGATACATTTGCCTCTGGAGATATTTATGAATTATTTGGAAGTAGTAAAAGAGAAATCACCGATATTCCGTTAGAATTTTATACTTTAGAACCTTACCGTGAACATGTTTTTTTTTCAGATAGAGATCAACTACAAACGTGTTTGGAAGACAGCAAAACTCTGTTTGAAGCTTTTTCGACTGCTCCCCAACCTGTTGAAAATAGAGCAGCCGTATTTATTGTAAAAGGGCAACAGCTAAAATCTTTGAAAGAATCGGATTGGATTACAAGAGAAACAAGAACCCACGAATTTCCAGGAGCTTTTCATGGAACTCGTCAAGCTTTAATGGTCGAGCGTTATATTGAACAACAGCCCTCTTACCCATTTCTTAAAGCAATTGACAGCGGTTTGATTACGAGCCAGGGAATACTATTAACTCGTTACTTCCCTTCTCCCTTAATGAAAAGGATGTTGTTAAGCGATCAAGTTCAAAGATGTTTAAAAGGAATTTACTTCCAATACCCCTCCTTATCCCATAAAGATTTTTTCTCTGCAGAAGATAGAGCTCTTCTGCATGACCTTGAAAAATTCGCTATTCCCGTTTTTTGGGTGGATGAAGCGACAGGACAAATTTTGCAATACCTTCAAAAACCAGATCGCGATACAGGTTTTTTTGTTCCTTTAGCTCACGTAGATATATTTTTAAAATCCACTGTTTTTGGGATTTATGGCTCAAATTTATTAGCTGGGGACTTTGAACAGGAGCTTCATCACTTGTTAGCTGGAGTCTTAGAAATGCGTACGGAAATGCAACATCCTTTACTCCATAAAAATACTCCTTTAGCATTAGTCACGGGTGGAGGGCCTGGAGCGATGGAAGTTGGCAACAGGGTCGCAAAAGATCTACGTATTCTATCATGTGCTAATATCGCCGATTTTAGAGCTAAAGATGGATCTGTTGTTAATGAACAGCTTCAAAACCCTTTTGTCGAAGCTAAAATGACTTACCGACTTGATAAATTAGTGGAAAGGCAGGCTGATTTTCATCTAGACTTTCCTATTTTTTTAATGGGTGGGATCGGAACTGACTTTGAATTTTCTCTTGAGGAAGTGAGAAGAAAAGTGGGGTCGGTCAACTCCACACCCATTCTTCTTTTTGGAGAACCTGATTATTGGCAACAAAAGCTGAGTTCTCGATTTGAGTGCAATCTTCATTCAGGAACAATCCAAGGATCTGAATGGATCAGTAATTGTTACTATTGCATTCAAAAAGCTGAACAAGGCTTAAAAATTTATCGTGATTTTTTCTTAGGAAAACTTCCGATTGGTAAAGGGGGGCCAATTTATGAGCAAGGATTTAAGGTTGTCATCTAA
- a CDS encoding histidine triad nucleotide-binding protein codes for MTTVFGKIIKGELSAEKVFENERIMVIKDLYPVAPVHLLIIPKKEIPNLQSIQQEDLELVSEIVVIAQQLAKQFNIEEGYRLVTNNGTMAGQVIFHLHFHLIGGRQLGSLG; via the coding sequence ATGACGACAGTATTCGGAAAAATTATTAAAGGCGAGCTTTCAGCAGAAAAAGTTTTTGAAAATGAACGCATTATGGTCATCAAAGATCTTTATCCAGTCGCTCCAGTCCACTTACTTATTATTCCCAAAAAAGAAATTCCGAATTTACAGTCTATCCAACAAGAAGATCTTGAACTCGTGAGCGAAATCGTAGTCATTGCTCAGCAACTTGCCAAGCAATTTAATATTGAAGAAGGGTATCGGTTGGTCACAAATAATGGAACGATGGCTGGGCAGGTTATTTTTCATTTGCATTTCCATTTAATTGGAGGACGTCAATTAGGAAGCTTGGGATAA
- a CDS encoding HEAT repeat domain-containing protein codes for MLMLRSILLTFLVLYFLQIFGAEKEEIQRVVRRIEAHLHIQDTPSAYFEAKQAIASYSSSQSIHEVYIKATARSGYEKEMLCAWQNYFKQFPNQIENRELIEEMAWGVLGKAAQSHSLITRHLALLAAFFCKDTKGVEILFQGMQDSNYAIRAFAVKLSSHLHDDKLIKSVKELFRNEKVRLVKHEVIKAIGKMKILELKEELEFLISSEQSLSEEKALAIESLVALLNSLKREEVVRLIQSDRVGLRLVACQAIAHFQSQRDVDQLLILTNDYHPQVKMASYQAMGLLKSKEQNDSVIEAARKGIKDDHFKVALSAAWLLLLYHPNEAKEVFQCYLLSDKPEVRLTASAALALAGRAGIDLASQFLENHQDPYIRLNLACGLVKQRCCLKQAAQVIKQVLLSQKDKFCEIECGIFKSIAGCHYSRSEKITENPEMNNQLLRLELFNILSILKEPNTQNAIREFLSERNWGITGAAAALLLTEGDEESIEVVLELLKDPCTKVRIQAALVLSIWSHEEDPIHVLQEEYLNSDRETKAKILEGIGRIGSMKSIPFLIETLKEPSQTLRLIAAMALIQSLNN; via the coding sequence ATGTTAATGCTCAGATCTATTTTGTTAACTTTTTTGGTTCTTTATTTCTTGCAGATTTTCGGAGCTGAAAAAGAGGAAATTCAGAGGGTCGTTCGCCGTATTGAAGCTCATCTGCATATTCAAGATACCCCTTCCGCTTACTTTGAAGCTAAACAAGCGATAGCTTCTTATTCTAGTTCTCAAAGCATTCATGAAGTTTATATTAAGGCAACAGCGCGTTCTGGTTACGAAAAAGAAATGCTTTGTGCTTGGCAAAACTATTTTAAGCAATTTCCAAATCAAATAGAAAATCGAGAATTAATAGAAGAAATGGCTTGGGGGGTTTTAGGCAAGGCCGCTCAATCTCATTCATTAATTACTCGGCACCTTGCTTTATTGGCAGCTTTTTTCTGTAAGGATACTAAAGGAGTAGAAATTCTTTTTCAGGGCATGCAAGATTCAAATTATGCGATCAGAGCCTTTGCTGTGAAATTGTCCAGCCATTTACACGATGACAAATTAATAAAATCAGTTAAAGAACTTTTTCGAAATGAGAAAGTTAGGTTAGTTAAACATGAAGTGATCAAAGCAATTGGGAAAATGAAAATACTAGAATTAAAAGAAGAGTTAGAATTTTTAATTAGTTCAGAGCAAAGTCTTTCCGAAGAAAAAGCCTTAGCTATCGAGTCTCTAGTTGCTTTATTGAATTCTTTAAAAAGAGAAGAAGTCGTTCGTTTAATTCAAAGCGATCGAGTCGGTTTGCGTTTAGTGGCTTGTCAGGCTATTGCTCATTTTCAATCTCAACGGGATGTCGACCAATTGTTAATCTTAACAAATGATTATCATCCCCAGGTGAAAATGGCTAGCTATCAAGCAATGGGCTTGCTTAAGTCGAAAGAGCAAAATGATAGTGTTATAGAAGCTGCTCGAAAGGGAATAAAAGATGATCATTTTAAAGTTGCATTGTCTGCTGCCTGGTTATTATTGCTCTATCATCCAAACGAAGCTAAAGAAGTTTTTCAATGTTACTTATTAAGCGATAAACCCGAAGTCCGTTTGACGGCTTCAGCTGCTTTAGCTTTAGCAGGTAGAGCAGGTATAGATTTGGCTTCGCAATTTCTTGAAAATCATCAAGATCCCTATATCCGTCTCAATCTTGCTTGTGGATTAGTCAAACAAAGATGTTGTTTGAAACAAGCTGCTCAAGTCATCAAGCAAGTCTTGCTTTCGCAAAAAGATAAGTTTTGTGAAATTGAGTGTGGAATATTTAAATCGATTGCAGGTTGTCATTATAGTCGATCTGAAAAAATAACAGAAAATCCAGAAATGAATAATCAGCTTCTTCGTTTAGAGTTATTCAATATTCTATCGATTTTAAAAGAACCTAATACACAAAATGCGATACGAGAATTTTTATCAGAAAGAAACTGGGGCATTACGGGTGCCGCTGCCGCCTTACTTTTAACAGAAGGTGATGAAGAGTCTATTGAAGTGGTATTGGAACTTCTTAAAGACCCCTGCACCAAAGTACGAATACAGGCCGCTTTAGTTTTATCAATATGGTCACACGAAGAAGATCCTATTCATGTTTTACAGGAAGAGTATTTAAATAGTGATCGGGAAACAAAAGCAAAAATCTTAGAGGGCATTGGACGGATTGGATCTATGAAATCTATTCCATTTTTAATTGAAACTTTAAAAGAACCTTCTCAAACGTTACGCTTAATTGCAGCAATGGCATTAATTCAATCCCTGAATAACTAA
- a CDS encoding complex I subunit 4 family protein: MPNLFWLFLIPFVSSILIGILPINEKKHLKWASLGLSLIPFFFLLGNHFVWIGSFFQYEWFALLSITFSLEIDSISLLFLYLTAIIIPIVFMNVNSEKLSNPKLFYGLILFLQGLLGGFFMTRDLVFFTIFWEAMLLPIYFLMNMWGGSKRHEAAIKFIVYMFAGSALMIAAVLALYFLFGTFDLAQLSTQESTYPYVNLIAAAFLLAFAVKTPLFPFHAWLPDTYYQASTSGTILLSGLLSKAGIYGIIRIGLGLFPHVMKAWSPWLLGLAITGVLYGALAAWRQNDFKRLLAYSSFSHVNFILIGLFIFDPIAQKGAILQAFNHGITITALFLVAGYLENRLGFTIIGTSKGLARYMPNLCWLTFFFVLSSIALPGTNNFVGELLIFIGLFGKHPYLTALTGLTIVFSVIYMLRWMQKMYFEEPSPYQVQWIDLTKKEFLIVAPLIFLNLWIGLYPMGILKYLDADHSKSQVLTQEMIK; this comes from the coding sequence ATGCCTAATTTGTTTTGGTTATTTTTAATACCTTTTGTCTCTTCGATTTTAATAGGAATCCTGCCAATTAATGAGAAAAAACATTTAAAATGGGCTTCATTGGGATTGAGTTTAATTCCTTTTTTCTTCCTTTTAGGTAACCATTTTGTTTGGATAGGATCTTTTTTTCAATATGAGTGGTTTGCCCTTTTATCTATTACTTTTTCACTTGAAATCGACTCTATTTCTCTTCTTTTTTTATATTTAACAGCAATCATCATCCCGATTGTTTTTATGAATGTAAATAGTGAAAAATTGTCAAATCCTAAGCTGTTTTATGGATTAATTTTATTTTTACAGGGATTATTGGGTGGTTTTTTCATGACGCGTGATCTTGTCTTTTTTACAATCTTTTGGGAGGCGATGTTATTACCTATTTATTTTTTAATGAATATGTGGGGAGGGAGTAAACGTCATGAAGCAGCTATTAAATTTATTGTTTATATGTTCGCAGGATCGGCTTTAATGATAGCTGCCGTATTAGCTCTTTATTTTCTTTTCGGAACTTTTGATTTAGCCCAATTGTCAACTCAGGAATCTACTTATCCTTATGTTAATTTAATTGCAGCAGCATTCTTATTAGCTTTTGCAGTGAAAACACCTCTGTTTCCTTTTCATGCTTGGCTTCCTGATACTTATTACCAAGCATCAACTTCGGGAACAATTTTATTATCGGGGTTGTTGTCTAAAGCAGGTATTTATGGGATTATCCGCATTGGATTAGGTCTTTTTCCGCATGTAATGAAAGCGTGGAGTCCCTGGTTACTTGGATTAGCAATAACCGGTGTTTTATATGGAGCTTTAGCAGCTTGGAGACAAAATGATTTTAAACGCTTACTTGCCTATTCAAGTTTTTCCCATGTGAACTTTATTTTAATAGGCCTGTTTATTTTTGATCCTATTGCCCAAAAAGGAGCTATTTTACAAGCTTTTAACCATGGAATTACCATTACGGCCCTATTTTTGGTTGCAGGCTATTTAGAAAATCGACTTGGTTTTACAATAATTGGAACATCCAAAGGCTTAGCTAGGTATATGCCTAACCTTTGCTGGTTGACATTCTTTTTTGTCCTCTCTTCCATTGCTTTACCCGGAACTAATAATTTTGTGGGTGAATTACTCATTTTTATCGGCCTTTTTGGTAAACACCCTTATTTGACTGCTCTTACAGGCTTAACAATTGTATTTTCTGTGATATATATGCTTCGTTGGATGCAAAAAATGTATTTTGAAGAGCCAAGTCCTTATCAAGTTCAATGGATTGATTTAACAAAAAAAGAATTTTTGATTGTCGCTCCTCTCATCTTTTTAAACTTATGGATTGGCTTATATCCCATGGGAATTCTCAAATATTTAGACGCTGATCATTCCAAATCGCAAGTATTGACTCAGGAGATGATAAAATGA
- a CDS encoding NADH-quinone oxidoreductase subunit N — MNPTLTLTDFISIGPLLIVLMTALIIILIESFSENCSKKWSSLISIGGLTLSIFAVWGGISSNHSSLLNPWIHFDTLARFFTVFFLVIGIGASLLATAFFQRFKASHGEYFFLLQSAVFGLILIGAAADLLTLFLGIETLSISLYVLCGYMKKWEISHESSFKYFLMGSIVAGFLLYGIALVYGAIGTTRLDVLLSSYQTISLTTEKVLFFSGIAMITLGLAFKAALVPFHTWSPDVYAGASNPVTAFMAVGTKVGVFAAFVRLFFEALPQFDAAWNQVIDTLVYATLIYANFVALKQIQLRRFFAYSSISHAGFLMIPVVIGNQEALSALTFYLVIYAIATFGCFAVLAYLDQNQEGVHFSDLHGLFSRSPWLASLLSICLLTLAGIPPTAGFLAKFYVFKVAFQAGYYGLVIVGLLTTILSSYYYLRIIGILFSESKNDEKLPYSMPAAIVGTTSFIAIIILSFYPAPFLKVLSHLSN; from the coding sequence ATGAATCCTACTTTGACATTAACCGATTTTATTTCTATCGGGCCATTATTAATTGTTTTAATGACCGCTTTAATCATTATCCTTATAGAAAGTTTCAGTGAGAACTGTTCCAAAAAATGGTCTTCTCTTATTTCTATTGGTGGACTCACACTATCCATTTTCGCCGTATGGGGGGGAATTTCTTCTAATCATAGCTCATTGTTAAATCCTTGGATTCATTTTGATACTTTAGCACGATTTTTTACTGTTTTTTTCTTAGTAATCGGAATCGGAGCCTCTCTTTTAGCAACTGCATTTTTTCAAAGATTCAAAGCATCGCATGGGGAATATTTTTTTCTTCTTCAATCGGCCGTTTTTGGATTGATTTTGATTGGAGCCGCTGCGGATCTTCTAACATTATTTTTAGGAATTGAAACACTTTCTATCTCATTATACGTTTTATGCGGGTATATGAAAAAATGGGAAATTTCTCATGAATCATCTTTTAAATATTTTTTGATGGGCTCGATTGTCGCTGGATTTCTCTTATATGGAATTGCTTTAGTTTATGGTGCAATTGGGACGACACGATTAGATGTTTTACTTTCTTCTTATCAAACGATTTCTTTAACTACGGAAAAAGTTTTGTTTTTCAGTGGAATTGCCATGATAACTTTAGGACTGGCTTTTAAAGCGGCTCTTGTTCCTTTTCATACTTGGTCACCAGATGTTTATGCTGGGGCTTCAAACCCGGTTACGGCATTTATGGCTGTAGGGACTAAGGTAGGGGTTTTTGCTGCTTTTGTGCGCTTATTTTTTGAAGCCTTGCCACAATTTGATGCAGCTTGGAATCAGGTGATTGATACATTAGTTTACGCAACTCTTATTTATGCTAATTTTGTCGCATTAAAACAAATACAATTACGTCGCTTTTTTGCCTATTCAAGCATTTCGCACGCAGGATTTTTAATGATTCCTGTTGTTATAGGAAATCAAGAAGCCTTATCCGCTTTGACTTTTTATCTTGTGATTTATGCTATTGCAACGTTTGGATGTTTTGCCGTTTTAGCTTATCTTGATCAAAATCAAGAAGGTGTTCATTTTTCAGATTTACATGGATTATTTAGTCGATCTCCTTGGCTGGCAAGTCTTCTTTCTATTTGTTTATTAACCCTAGCAGGTATTCCTCCTACAGCGGGATTTTTGGCTAAATTTTATGTTTTTAAAGTGGCCTTTCAAGCAGGTTATTATGGACTCGTTATTGTTGGGTTACTCACAACAATTCTTTCTTCGTATTATTACTTACGAATTATTGGAATATTGTTTTCAGAATCCAAAAATGATGAAAAACTCCCTTACTCTATGCCAGCGGCAATTGTGGGAACCACCTCATTTATAGCTATTATTATTCTCTCTTTTTATCCAGCTCCCTTTTTAAAGGTTCTAAGTCATTTATCAAACTAA
- a CDS encoding MYG1 family protein, producing MQKNPRSCGTHDGTFHADEVTACALLMLFDLIDENKIIRTRDLQILNTCEYICDVGGIYDPSQKIFDHHQVDYQGPMSSAGMILKYLKHLERLKPNEYELFNASLVMGIDAHDNGRDPLIPGYCSISHIVSNFTPIHYDCAHEEQDQAFHKALKFVYEHLDRLWERFKYTQSCREIIAECMNKSKECLMFDQNLPWLEIFFELKGEEHPALFVIMPSGPHWKLRGIPPSYQDRMKVRLPQPKEWAGLLEEDLKRVSGIPGAVFCHKGRFISVWETKEDALKALDYTLKYT from the coding sequence ATGCAGAAAAACCCAAGAAGCTGTGGCACGCATGATGGAACATTTCATGCAGATGAAGTTACCGCATGTGCTTTGTTAATGCTTTTTGATTTGATTGATGAAAATAAGATCATTCGCACACGTGATTTACAAATTTTAAATACATGCGAATATATTTGTGATGTAGGAGGTATTTATGATCCTTCTCAAAAAATTTTTGATCATCATCAAGTAGATTATCAAGGGCCTATGAGTAGTGCGGGAATGATTCTCAAATATTTAAAGCATCTTGAACGATTGAAACCCAATGAATACGAGCTTTTTAACGCATCTTTAGTCATGGGAATAGACGCTCATGATAATGGAAGAGATCCTTTGATTCCTGGATATTGCTCAATTTCTCACATTGTTTCTAATTTCACGCCTATTCATTACGATTGTGCTCATGAAGAGCAAGATCAAGCTTTTCATAAAGCTCTAAAATTTGTTTATGAACATTTAGATCGTTTATGGGAACGATTTAAATATACTCAATCTTGCCGTGAAATTATTGCTGAATGCATGAATAAATCAAAAGAATGTTTAATGTTTGATCAAAATTTGCCTTGGCTTGAAATTTTCTTTGAGTTGAAAGGAGAAGAGCATCCGGCATTATTTGTAATTATGCCTTCAGGTCCTCATTGGAAGTTAAGAGGAATTCCTCCTTCTTACCAAGATCGAATGAAAGTTCGTTTACCACAACCCAAAGAATGGGCTGGGTTATTAGAGGAAGACCTAAAAAGGGTTTCGGGTATTCCGGGTGCAGTTTTTTGCCATAAAGGGCGTTTTATATCGGTTTGGGAAACAAAAGAAGATGCATTGAAAGCTTTAGATTACACCTTAAAGTATACTTAG
- a CDS encoding isochorismatase family protein, with the protein MILPINLERSQTALLIIDMQDKIFATVDHGVDVLKAIFKTIKGFQALQIPIFISEQYPQGLGETLMDLKSLLRDQYSPWVKTTFSCLDDSIIKKYIEKSYIQQWVIVGLEAHICILQTAKGLLQAGKQVIVLNDAIASRSIYNFSIAIAEMRDLGIRISSSETILFELLKDSKQPEFKSISQMIKSCEC; encoded by the coding sequence ATGATCTTACCTATTAACTTAGAGCGATCTCAAACAGCTTTGTTGATCATTGATATGCAAGATAAGATATTTGCGACAGTTGATCATGGAGTAGATGTATTGAAAGCTATTTTTAAAACGATCAAAGGTTTTCAAGCACTTCAAATCCCAATTTTTATTTCTGAGCAATATCCTCAAGGGTTAGGAGAAACTTTAATGGATTTGAAATCTCTTCTCAGAGACCAATATTCTCCATGGGTGAAAACGACTTTTTCTTGTTTGGATGACTCTATTATAAAAAAATATATCGAAAAATCTTACATTCAACAATGGGTCATTGTCGGTCTTGAAGCTCATATTTGTATTTTGCAAACAGCTAAAGGGCTTTTGCAAGCTGGAAAGCAAGTCATTGTTTTAAATGATGCGATTGCATCTCGTTCTATCTATAATTTTTCTATTGCAATTGCCGAAATGAGAGATTTGGGAATTCGAATTAGTAGTTCCGAAACAATTCTTTTTGAGTTGTTAAAAGATTCCAAACAACCCGAATTTAAATCAATTAGTCAAATGATTAAGTCTTGTGAATGTTAA